A region from the Sutcliffiella horikoshii genome encodes:
- the clpP gene encoding ATP-dependent Clp endopeptidase proteolytic subunit ClpP: MNLIPTVIEQTSRGERAYDIYSRLLKDRIIMLGSAIDDNVANSIVSQLLFLAAEDPDKDISLYINSPGGSITAGMAIYDTMNFIKPNVSTMCVGMAASMGAFLLAAGAKGKRFALPNSEVMIHQPLGGAQGQATEIEIAAKRILFLREKLNTILSEQTGQPIEVISRDTDRDNFMTADRALEYGLIDKVIRNNNN, translated from the coding sequence ATGAACTTAATTCCTACAGTTATTGAACAAACAAGCCGTGGGGAGCGCGCGTACGATATTTACTCCCGTTTATTAAAAGACCGTATCATCATGCTTGGAAGTGCGATTGATGACAATGTGGCCAACTCCATCGTGTCTCAGCTTTTATTCTTGGCAGCGGAAGATCCTGATAAAGATATCTCTCTTTACATCAACAGCCCAGGTGGATCCATCACAGCTGGTATGGCAATCTACGATACAATGAACTTCATTAAGCCGAATGTTAGCACAATGTGCGTTGGTATGGCGGCTTCCATGGGAGCGTTCTTGCTTGCAGCTGGTGCGAAAGGCAAGCGTTTCGCGCTACCTAACAGTGAAGTCATGATTCACCAACCACTTGGTGGAGCACAAGGTCAAGCAACGGAAATCGAGATTGCTGCAAAACGCATCTTGTTCCTACGCGAAAAACTTAACACAATCTTATCCGAGCAAACTGGCCAGCCAATCGAAGTGATTTCCCGCGACACAGACCGCGACAACTTCATGACAGCTGACCGCGCACTTGAATACGGACTTATCGACAAAGTAATAAGAAACAACAATAACTAA
- a CDS encoding HPr family phosphocarrier protein, giving the protein MVQKQVDVRLKTGLQARPAALFVQEANRFSSEVFLEKDGKKVNAKSIMGLMSLAISTGATITLIADGHDEEDAIAALAEYVQQEN; this is encoded by the coding sequence ATGGTACAAAAACAAGTAGATGTTCGTTTAAAAACTGGCTTGCAAGCTCGCCCGGCAGCACTTTTCGTACAGGAAGCCAACCGCTTCTCAAGTGAGGTTTTCTTAGAAAAGGACGGGAAAAAGGTAAATGCGAAAAGTATCATGGGCTTGATGAGCTTAGCCATCAGCACTGGAGCGACGATCACATTGATTGCTGACGGTCATGATGAAGAGGATGCAATCGCTGCGTTAGCAGAGTACGTACAACAAGAGAACTAA
- the whiA gene encoding DNA-binding protein WhiA, producing MSYASETKKELTTIETKDCCVKAELAALIRMNGSLSFSNRKLILDIQTENAAIARRIYTLTKRIYDVRVELLVRKKMRLKKNNVYIVRYAEQAHYILDQLKILKDGFTFVRDISEDLISKKCCKRSYLRGAFLAGGSVNNPETSSYHLEIFSLYHEHNESLCELMNMFHLNSKTLERKKGYITYLKEAEKIAEFLSIIGAHQALLKFEDIRIVRDMRNSVNRLVNCETANLNKTIGAAIRQVENIRFIDSTVGLGILPDKLREIAELRVTYQDVTLKELGEMVSSGTISKSGINHRLRKIDEIADKLRAGESVK from the coding sequence ATGTCCTACGCTTCTGAAACAAAAAAAGAATTAACCACCATTGAAACAAAAGACTGTTGCGTCAAGGCTGAACTTGCAGCGCTGATCCGTATGAACGGCTCTCTATCCTTTTCTAATCGCAAACTGATTTTGGATATACAAACGGAAAATGCCGCAATTGCCCGCCGAATCTACACGTTAACAAAAAGGATTTATGATGTGCGTGTCGAATTGCTTGTACGAAAGAAGATGAGACTAAAGAAGAATAACGTCTATATCGTTCGTTATGCCGAGCAGGCGCACTATATTTTGGATCAGTTGAAGATCTTAAAGGATGGATTCACGTTCGTTCGTGATATTTCCGAAGACCTGATCAGCAAAAAATGCTGCAAGCGATCTTATTTACGAGGAGCATTCCTGGCTGGAGGATCTGTAAACAATCCAGAAACGTCTTCCTATCATCTTGAAATCTTTTCGCTCTACCATGAACACAACGAATCTTTGTGTGAACTGATGAATATGTTTCACTTAAACAGTAAAACATTGGAGCGGAAAAAGGGCTATATCACATACCTGAAAGAGGCCGAAAAGATTGCTGAATTCTTAAGCATCATCGGGGCCCATCAGGCACTGCTGAAGTTTGAGGACATCCGGATTGTGCGTGATATGCGTAACTCGGTCAATCGCCTTGTGAACTGTGAAACTGCCAACCTCAATAAAACGATTGGTGCTGCGATTCGCCAGGTGGAAAATATTCGCTTTATCGATAGTACGGTCGGGCTTGGTATTTTGCCTGACAAACTGCGTGAAATCGCAGAACTGCGCGTCACCTACCAAGATGTAACGTTGAAAGAACTTGGTGAAATGGTGTCGAGCGGGACAATCAGCAAATCCGGAATCAATCACCGACTACGAAAAATAGATGAAATTGCCGATAAACTACGTGCAGGGGAATCTGTTAAATAA
- a CDS encoding gluconeogenesis factor YvcK family protein — protein MRRQKVPKIVIIGGGTGLPVLLRGLKHYDVDITAVVTVADDGGSSGRLRDELHIPPPGDVRNVLAALSDVEPLIEDLFQHRFATGNGLSGHSLGNLLLAAMTTITGDFVHAIREMSKVLNVRGKVLPAANQSVILHAEMEDGSIVTGESKIPANGQKIKRVFLTPDKVEPLQESVEEIERADLIIVGPGSLYTSILPNLLVPKIGEAVCNAHAKKVYICNVMTQAGETLEYTASDHVKALYDHLGCRFMDTILVNEEGIPDEIALRYKKEYATPVVYDIAALSNLGLEIVHDKIIRYEDGVIRHDTQKVAALLYSMIKLDEN, from the coding sequence ATGAGACGTCAAAAAGTACCTAAAATCGTCATCATAGGAGGAGGAACCGGACTGCCTGTTTTACTCCGTGGCCTCAAGCACTATGATGTGGATATTACCGCGGTTGTGACAGTTGCCGATGACGGTGGGAGCTCAGGCAGATTGCGCGATGAACTTCATATTCCACCGCCTGGAGATGTCAGAAACGTGCTTGCCGCCTTATCAGATGTGGAGCCGTTGATTGAGGATCTCTTCCAGCATCGTTTTGCAACAGGCAACGGACTTTCAGGGCATTCACTCGGTAACTTGCTCTTAGCAGCGATGACGACCATCACAGGTGACTTTGTCCATGCCATTCGTGAGATGAGCAAAGTGTTGAACGTTCGAGGCAAAGTTCTTCCTGCCGCCAACCAAAGTGTTATTTTACATGCGGAAATGGAAGATGGATCGATTGTTACGGGTGAATCTAAGATCCCGGCAAACGGGCAGAAAATAAAGCGCGTGTTCCTAACCCCGGATAAAGTGGAGCCTTTGCAAGAGTCAGTGGAAGAGATAGAAAGGGCAGATCTAATCATTGTCGGCCCTGGAAGTCTTTATACCAGCATCCTGCCAAACCTTCTTGTTCCGAAAATAGGAGAAGCTGTGTGTAACGCGCACGCCAAAAAAGTGTATATATGTAATGTCATGACGCAAGCCGGTGAAACGCTCGAATACACGGCAAGTGATCATGTTAAGGCACTCTATGACCATTTGGGCTGCCGTTTCATGGATACCATTCTTGTAAATGAAGAAGGAATTCCTGATGAAATAGCCCTTCGCTATAAAAAAGAATATGCAACTCCTGTTGTATATGATATTGCCGCCTTGTCTAATTTAGGACTTGAAATCGTCCATGATAAAATCATCCGATACGAAGATGGAGTGATACGTCATGACACCCAAAAGGTAGCGGCGCTATTGTACTCCATGATAAAATTGGACGAAAATTAG
- the rapZ gene encoding RNase adapter RapZ — MSTGTSSDVELVIITGMSGAGKTVAIQSLEDLGFFCVDNLPPTLLPKFLELMEESGNKMNKVALVMDLRGREFFDSLFEALDDISELSWVTPQILFLDAKDSVLVTRYKETRRSHPLAKSGLPLEGIEHERELLEELKGRAQLILDTSNLKPRELREKILKQFATHSKQTFKLNVVSFGFKYGLPIDADLVFDVRFLPNPHYIDHMRPMTGLDEEVSSYVLKWTETQKFIEKLTDLLTFMLPYYKREGKSQLVLAIGCTGGQHRSVTLAEYFAKHFKDEYDTLLTHRDIEKRKGKH, encoded by the coding sequence ATGAGTACAGGTACGAGCAGTGATGTAGAATTAGTTATTATCACTGGAATGAGTGGAGCCGGGAAAACAGTGGCCATTCAGAGTTTAGAGGATCTCGGATTTTTCTGTGTCGATAATTTGCCGCCGACTTTACTACCAAAGTTTTTGGAGCTGATGGAGGAGTCAGGCAATAAGATGAATAAAGTGGCGTTGGTAATGGATTTACGCGGCCGTGAATTTTTTGACAGCCTGTTTGAAGCGCTAGATGATATTTCGGAATTATCATGGGTGACACCGCAAATTTTATTCCTTGATGCCAAGGATTCTGTTCTAGTGACACGTTATAAAGAAACAAGAAGATCGCATCCATTGGCAAAATCAGGCTTGCCGCTTGAAGGGATCGAACATGAACGCGAGTTGTTAGAAGAGCTGAAAGGCCGTGCCCAACTGATTTTGGACACTTCCAACTTAAAGCCACGTGAACTTAGAGAGAAAATCCTCAAACAATTTGCCACACACTCCAAACAGACTTTTAAATTGAATGTCGTTTCCTTCGGTTTTAAATATGGACTTCCTATAGATGCAGATCTTGTGTTTGATGTACGCTTTTTACCAAATCCTCATTATATTGACCATATGAGACCGATGACGGGGCTTGATGAAGAGGTTTCTTCCTATGTGTTGAAGTGGACAGAAACACAGAAATTTATAGAAAAGCTTACGGATTTGTTGACTTTCATGCTTCCTTACTACAAGCGGGAAGGAAAGAGCCAGCTGGTCCTTGCAATCGGATGTACGGGAGGGCAGCACCGTTCTGTAACCTTGGCAGAGTATTTTGCCAAGCATTTCAAGGATGAGTATGATACACTCCTAACACACCGAGATATTGAGAAACGGAAGGGTAAACACTGA
- a CDS encoding 8-oxo-dGTP diphosphatase: MQRVTNCVLVKDDQVLLLQKPRRGWWVAPGGKMEHGESVKDTVVREYREETGIYLKNPALKGVFTFVIKEGKDIVSEWMMFTFLATEYDGQNVKESEEGKIEWHKQEDIAKLPMAPGDFHILDYLIKGSGMIFGTFTYTPDFELLSYRLDPN; the protein is encoded by the coding sequence ATGCAAAGAGTAACAAATTGTGTGCTAGTGAAAGATGACCAAGTGCTACTATTGCAAAAGCCGCGTCGTGGATGGTGGGTTGCACCTGGTGGAAAAATGGAGCACGGAGAATCAGTTAAAGATACGGTCGTGCGCGAATATCGTGAAGAAACTGGCATTTACTTAAAAAATCCTGCCCTAAAGGGTGTTTTTACATTTGTGATAAAAGAAGGCAAGGATATCGTATCCGAATGGATGATGTTCACATTCCTTGCAACGGAGTATGACGGACAAAATGTGAAAGAATCGGAAGAAGGAAAAATCGAGTGGCATAAGCAGGAAGATATCGCAAAGCTTCCAATGGCACCTGGCGATTTTCATATTCTTGATTACCTTATTAAAGGATCTGGCATGATTTTTGGAACGTTTACCTATACGCCGGATTTTGAACTATTGTCCTACCGTCTTGATCCGAACTGA